One region of Candidatus Saccharibacteria bacterium genomic DNA includes:
- a CDS encoding peptidylprolyl isomerase, whose amino-acid sequence MKKLQMRNYSQAKHAKKVRAIVPQVARRFRKPTLQQQTETALSEVPRITNETVAEHREEVLKGARKYKYPLEHSKRKIVAVSSTILILAVVGFFIYTGLSLYRYKTTSLFMYRVTQIIPFPVAKAGSKWVSYESYLFELRHSIHYYETQQNVDFTDTEPGKTKGKAQLDAYRSVALQQVIDVAYVKELAAKNKLSVTEQEVSDAITMLQAQNQLTSDDDDELEAIMQKFFGWSVSDLSRRLKEELLAQKVAAKLDTAAYSRAQNVLLQLQNGADFAALAAQVSDDTATKATGGIYADIAITMKSQEVPPQVVRELAKLQPGQLSDIIVTPNAFEIVKLVGSENGKYKAAHIQINFSSIDKYIQPLEKKNPPKKFINVQPLK is encoded by the coding sequence ATGAAAAAACTACAAATGCGGAATTACTCTCAAGCAAAACACGCAAAAAAAGTTCGTGCTATTGTTCCGCAAGTGGCACGACGTTTTCGCAAGCCAACGCTGCAACAACAAACAGAGACAGCGCTTAGTGAGGTGCCACGCATAACAAACGAGACTGTAGCGGAACACCGTGAAGAAGTCCTGAAGGGCGCACGGAAGTACAAGTATCCACTTGAGCATTCGAAACGCAAAATTGTCGCAGTGTCATCGACCATACTCATTCTCGCTGTTGTTGGATTTTTTATTTACACCGGGCTCAGTCTATATAGGTATAAGACAACTTCACTTTTTATGTACCGAGTCACGCAGATTATACCGTTTCCGGTTGCAAAGGCTGGGAGCAAGTGGGTTTCATACGAAAGCTATCTTTTTGAACTTAGGCATTCCATACACTACTACGAAACCCAACAAAATGTTGACTTTACTGACACTGAACCTGGCAAAACAAAGGGTAAGGCACAGCTTGATGCTTACCGCTCAGTCGCCCTGCAGCAAGTTATTGACGTGGCTTACGTAAAAGAACTGGCAGCCAAAAACAAACTATCCGTCACCGAGCAAGAAGTTAGCGATGCTATTACAATGTTACAGGCACAAAACCAGCTTACGTCTGATGATGATGACGAGCTTGAAGCTATCATGCAAAAATTTTTCGGTTGGTCTGTTTCTGACTTAAGCCGTCGGCTGAAGGAAGAACTTTTAGCACAAAAGGTTGCCGCCAAGCTTGATACGGCTGCATACTCAAGGGCACAAAATGTACTTTTGCAACTACAAAATGGAGCAGATTTTGCCGCGCTCGCTGCACAGGTTTCGGACGACACAGCTACCAAGGCCACCGGCGGTATTTACGCTGACATTGCAATAACTATGAAGAGCCAGGAGGTTCCCCCGCAGGTTGTACGTGAGCTCGCAAAGCTGCAACCCGGGCAGCTCTCTGACATCATTGTTACCCCAAACGCTTTTGAAATTGTAAAACTCGTGGGCAGTGAGAATGGGAAATATAAGGCTGCGCATATACAAATAAACTTTTCGAGCATAGATAAGTACATTCAACCACTCGAGAAAAAAAATCCTCCCAAGAAGTTTATTAACGTTCAGCCGCTTAAATAG
- a CDS encoding type II secretion system protein yields the protein MKRGGKNISTHGFTVVETLIVLAVTSGLFVITAVAINGRQQKTEFQVGIRNLQQQFQQIITEAATGYYPVSSSFRCSLIGGGDNVRLQGGGSNEQGSNEACTFVGKALVVGGPDHLDNYSVFSLAARRVLDDGVTEVRNPAEAMVTAIAPSSANGSSPDTQITKPIPNALTFVSARPVGLGWASGEVAASFLSGFANFEGSGEETGGSQRLELRGFANWSTGVSDADAIDREAIPGPGRYPLFPNGVEYCFRSNGTNQSAIVTISSGLAVSYKIKAGITCT from the coding sequence ATGAAAAGGGGTGGCAAAAATATATCTACCCATGGCTTTACCGTCGTAGAGACGTTGATTGTTTTGGCTGTCACAAGTGGTTTATTTGTTATTACCGCCGTGGCTATAAATGGCCGCCAGCAAAAAACAGAGTTTCAAGTAGGTATACGAAATCTACAGCAGCAGTTTCAGCAAATTATTACTGAGGCCGCAACGGGCTATTATCCGGTAAGCTCTTCCTTCCGGTGTAGCCTTATCGGGGGTGGTGATAACGTTAGGCTACAGGGCGGCGGGTCGAATGAGCAGGGTAGCAACGAGGCATGCACGTTTGTTGGCAAAGCTTTGGTAGTCGGAGGCCCTGATCATTTAGATAACTACAGTGTTTTCTCCTTGGCAGCACGGCGTGTGCTGGACGACGGTGTGACAGAGGTGCGTAATCCAGCAGAAGCCATGGTGACGGCAATAGCTCCTAGCTCGGCTAATGGTAGTTCTCCCGATACGCAAATCACTAAGCCTATACCGAATGCGCTCACCTTTGTCTCTGCGCGTCCGGTAGGGTTGGGGTGGGCTTCCGGGGAAGTTGCGGCTAGTTTCTTAAGTGGGTTCGCAAATTTCGAAGGTAGTGGGGAGGAAACTGGGGGCTCCCAGCGGCTTGAGCTGCGGGGGTTTGCAAACTGGTCAACTGGTGTCAGCGACGCCGATGCCATCGACAGGGAAGCAATCCCCGGTCCAGGACGGTACCCACTTTTCCCAAATGGTGTTGAATATTGTTTCCGTAGTAATGGCACTAATCAATCCGCCATTGTGACTATTTCCAGTGGGCTTGCAGTTAGCTATAAGATAAAAGCAGGAATCACATGCACGTAA
- a CDS encoding nucleoside-diphosphate kinase — protein sequence MEQTLVVFKPDAVMRGIVGEILTRFERAGFKVVGMKMVQPDYEHFHGHYEGIGTLKTRKGDEIFESQLAAMQVGPVIAMVLEGVESVEFVRKMVGDTQPKTALPGTIRGDYAHVTYGQAASAGMGVANLVHASATTEEAEKEIAHWFSESELFDYQTVHDFFTQPRKKAK from the coding sequence ATGGAACAAACGCTTGTAGTTTTTAAGCCAGATGCCGTGATGCGTGGCATAGTAGGGGAAATTTTGACGCGCTTTGAACGAGCCGGATTTAAAGTTGTAGGTATGAAAATGGTGCAGCCGGATTACGAACATTTCCACGGTCATTATGAGGGAATCGGCACGCTGAAAACGCGCAAAGGCGACGAAATATTTGAGAGCCAACTAGCAGCCATGCAGGTTGGGCCTGTTATTGCCATGGTACTCGAGGGGGTCGAATCGGTCGAGTTTGTGCGCAAAATGGTAGGTGATACGCAACCAAAAACAGCTCTCCCAGGCACTATTCGCGGTGACTATGCACACGTCACTTATGGGCAAGCAGCATCTGCTGGAATGGGTGTGGCTAATCTTGTGCATGCTTCGGCAACAACGGAGGAGGCAGAAAAAGAGATTGCACATTGGTTTAGCGAGAGCGAATTGTTTGACTACCAAACGGTGCACGATTTCTTTACTCAACCGCGCAAAAAGGCTAAATAA
- a CDS encoding prepilin-type N-terminal cleavage/methylation domain-containing protein, which yields MTRHSVRRHSGGFTIVELMIATMVFSVILTVVTMGVISFSNRYYKGVHTSATQSAARSIMDTITQSIQFGSATVTPSGSNNFFCAGGSVFLFDTNGVMFNNTPGQRGVYVTPKTGDACVDQAVTGGRQLLGNRMRVASISVAPLGGVPNMYQVSVVVAYGDDTVLCAPSLPQQCQETASYTAPSFINLPDITCKPGNGNQYCAVSRLKASVQKRVVPS from the coding sequence ATGACTAGACATTCTGTGCGACGCCATTCTGGAGGCTTTACCATTGTTGAACTGATGATTGCAACAATGGTTTTCTCGGTTATTCTTACTGTGGTGACTATGGGGGTTATTTCGTTTAGTAATCGCTACTACAAGGGAGTGCATACTTCGGCTACCCAATCTGCTGCGCGGTCAATTATGGACACGATTACGCAATCAATTCAGTTTGGTTCGGCCACAGTTACACCAAGCGGTAGCAATAACTTTTTTTGCGCCGGAGGATCTGTTTTTCTGTTCGATACTAACGGCGTTATGTTCAATAATACGCCCGGCCAAAGGGGTGTCTATGTCACCCCAAAGACGGGGGATGCCTGTGTTGACCAGGCTGTAACTGGAGGCAGGCAGCTACTAGGCAACCGTATGCGGGTGGCTTCTATAAGCGTTGCTCCACTGGGTGGAGTCCCAAATATGTACCAGGTAAGTGTTGTTGTTGCGTACGGGGACGATACGGTTCTATGCGCACCTTCGTTACCGCAGCAATGTCAGGAAACCGCTAGTTACACCGCCCCTAGTTTTATTAATCTGCCAGATATTACGTGTAAACCGGGCAATGGTAATCAGTATTGTGCAGTCAGTCGGCTGAAGGCAAGTGTTCAAAAAAGAGTAGTGCCGAGCTAA
- a CDS encoding type II secretion system F family protein, with amino-acid sequence MLSYSYIARNPQTGKQVKATVQADSEYAAAKLISAQGLVATDVTLQSEGRGFGFKSKVRAKDRVLFSRQLSTLINAGLPLLQALRSVNNQTTSKPLTVVLSQVIGDVEGGGTLANAMGKHPRVFNQVYLSLIAAGESSGTLDQALDRLAVQQEKEADLNSKIRGAMIYPIVVLGVMILVIGFMVVKVLPQVKSIYEGMQGTELPLLTRIMLAVSDSVIAYWWVIALVISFMVFFTTRWARTGPGKQVIDKIKMKAWPIGPLFMKVYMARFARTGTTLVASGVPLLQMLNITAQAVNNVHIHAAIMRAADKVKGGKSLADSMEGDPNFLPLVPNMLRIGEQSGAIEEMMAKVADYYEKEVDTEVDNISALIEPVMMVALGIVAFMIVAAVLLPIYGLAGSDNLAG; translated from the coding sequence ATGTTAAGTTACAGCTACATAGCTCGGAACCCGCAGACTGGCAAGCAAGTCAAGGCAACAGTGCAGGCCGATAGCGAATACGCTGCGGCAAAGCTCATTAGCGCACAGGGACTGGTTGCGACAGATGTGACGCTTCAGAGTGAGGGCCGTGGCTTTGGGTTTAAGTCAAAGGTGAGAGCCAAGGACCGTGTGCTATTTAGTCGTCAGCTGAGCACGCTTATTAATGCTGGTCTACCGCTGCTACAAGCGCTCAGAAGCGTCAATAACCAAACAACCAGTAAACCTCTAACAGTAGTACTGAGTCAAGTGATTGGCGATGTCGAAGGTGGCGGCACGCTGGCAAATGCCATGGGTAAACATCCGCGCGTGTTCAACCAAGTATATCTTAGCCTCATCGCAGCTGGTGAATCTTCTGGTACCCTTGACCAGGCACTCGACCGGCTGGCCGTACAGCAGGAAAAAGAAGCCGACCTAAACAGCAAGATTCGTGGGGCTATGATTTACCCCATTGTGGTGCTGGGAGTGATGATTCTTGTTATCGGCTTTATGGTTGTAAAAGTTCTCCCGCAAGTGAAGAGCATTTACGAAGGTATGCAAGGCACTGAATTACCTTTGTTGACACGTATAATGTTGGCCGTTTCTGATTCTGTTATTGCCTACTGGTGGGTTATTGCTCTGGTGATTAGTTTTATGGTGTTCTTTACAACTCGTTGGGCTCGGACTGGGCCCGGTAAACAAGTAATCGATAAGATTAAAATGAAAGCATGGCCGATAGGACCACTTTTTATGAAGGTCTACATGGCACGATTTGCACGTACGGGTACGACATTGGTTGCAAGCGGTGTACCACTGCTGCAAATGCTTAACATTACTGCTCAAGCGGTAAATAACGTGCACATACATGCAGCAATCATGCGTGCGGCCGACAAAGTAAAAGGTGGGAAAAGCCTAGCAGATAGTATGGAAGGTGACCCAAATTTCTTGCCGCTTGTCCCGAACATGCTGCGCATCGGTGAGCAGTCGGGTGCAATTGAGGAAATGATGGCAAAAGTGGCAGACTACTACGAAAAAGAGGTCGATACCGAGGTTGATAACATATCCGCACTTATTGAGCCGGTTATGATGGTAGCGCTTGGTATTGTGGCGTTTATGATTGTTGCCGCAGTCCTGCTGCCAATATACGGGCTTGCAGGCAGTGACAACCTGGCAGGTTAA
- a CDS encoding prepilin peptidase, which produces MMLLVILFGYGLIFGSFINALVWRLHEQGNKRIKSQQQGVKKPRKQVPEDYSILTGRSMCPQCHHTLAARDLVPVLSWLSLRGRCRYCQKPISAQYPLVELLTGVIFAVFYLGWPFSLIGLELVWFVYGLVYLVYFVALALYDFKWFLLPDKLVFPLISLAASEVVVTAVWTESWRNLWLPVVGAGLFFGLFWVLYQVSAGKWIGGGDVKLAAALGFIAGGPLEAMMVLFVASFLGTLVSIPLLMQQKGGLRQHIPFGPYLLAGCFIVMLYGERILSWYNGLILL; this is translated from the coding sequence ATGATGCTTCTAGTTATACTGTTTGGCTATGGACTTATTTTTGGGAGTTTTATAAACGCGCTTGTCTGGCGTCTGCACGAGCAAGGGAATAAGAGAATCAAGAGTCAACAGCAAGGAGTCAAGAAACCACGCAAACAAGTGCCAGAGGATTACTCAATCCTCACAGGAAGAAGTATGTGCCCGCAGTGCCACCATACTTTAGCGGCTCGCGACCTTGTTCCGGTGCTGAGCTGGCTGAGCTTACGCGGCAGGTGCCGGTACTGTCAAAAGCCAATCTCGGCGCAGTACCCGCTGGTCGAGCTTCTTACCGGAGTGATTTTTGCTGTGTTTTACCTGGGATGGCCATTTTCACTCATTGGGCTTGAGTTGGTTTGGTTTGTGTATGGCTTAGTGTATCTAGTATATTTTGTGGCACTGGCGCTGTATGACTTTAAGTGGTTTCTACTGCCAGACAAACTGGTTTTCCCACTGATTTCTCTGGCAGCCAGTGAAGTGGTGGTCACGGCTGTTTGGACTGAGAGTTGGCGCAACCTGTGGCTGCCAGTAGTGGGGGCTGGGCTGTTTTTTGGTCTTTTTTGGGTGTTGTACCAAGTTTCGGCAGGCAAATGGATTGGCGGCGGCGACGTAAAACTAGCAGCGGCGCTCGGGTTTATAGCAGGAGGTCCGCTAGAAGCAATGATGGTGCTTTTTGTAGCGTCATTTTTAGGGACTCTGGTGAGTATACCACTGCTCATGCAGCAAAAAGGTGGCCTGCGCCAGCATATTCCGTTTGGCCCTTACCTTTTGGCGGGCTGTTTTATCGTAATGCTCTACGGCGAGCGAATACTGTCATGGTACAACGGGCTTATTCTTCTTTGA
- a CDS encoding type IV pilus twitching motility protein PilT, producing MSGQPRIEILLEEVVKKKASDLHLQVGLPPMLRVDGALVPVAAADILTEESVETLIFAILDEDQKQILLKDKEFDFSFAFGDLGRFRVNAFHERGNLAAALRLIPNEMLTIEQLGLPPIVSKFSEYPRGLVLVTGPTGSGKSTSLAALIHKINMEQGKHIITIEDPIEYTHKSKKSIIVQREVHYDTYSFSAALRSSLREDPDVVLIGEMRDLETIASAITIAETGHLVFATLHTNSAAQSIDRMVDVFPPHQQPQIRAQLSNILMAICSQRLIPAIGGGRMAAAEILIATPAVRNIIREGKTHQLDAVIQTGAEFGMQSMDKQLVQLIHTGTISYDEARNYAIDIDELDRLMRD from the coding sequence ATGAGCGGTCAACCACGAATTGAAATACTCCTAGAGGAAGTTGTCAAGAAAAAAGCCTCTGACCTTCACCTGCAAGTTGGGCTGCCTCCTATGCTCCGAGTTGACGGTGCACTCGTACCGGTCGCTGCCGCAGATATTCTGACTGAAGAAAGTGTTGAAACGCTCATTTTTGCCATTTTGGACGAAGACCAAAAGCAGATTTTACTCAAAGACAAAGAATTTGACTTTAGCTTTGCGTTTGGGGATCTGGGTCGGTTCCGCGTCAACGCCTTCCACGAAAGAGGAAACCTAGCGGCCGCGCTGCGTCTTATACCGAACGAAATGCTAACAATTGAGCAGTTGGGTCTGCCACCAATAGTCTCAAAGTTTTCGGAGTACCCGAGGGGTCTTGTGCTTGTGACGGGACCAACCGGTTCCGGTAAGTCAACAAGCTTGGCGGCACTTATCCATAAGATAAACATGGAACAGGGCAAGCATATTATTACCATCGAAGACCCTATCGAGTACACGCACAAAAGTAAGAAATCAATTATTGTCCAGCGAGAAGTGCACTATGACACGTATTCTTTTAGCGCCGCACTGCGCTCAAGCCTTCGTGAAGACCCTGACGTGGTGCTAATAGGTGAGATGCGCGACCTTGAAACTATTGCCAGCGCCATTACCATCGCCGAAACGGGGCACCTTGTTTTTGCTACACTCCATACAAACAGCGCGGCACAGTCTATTGACCGCATGGTTGACGTTTTCCCGCCACACCAGCAACCGCAAATTCGTGCTCAGCTGAGTAACATTCTGATGGCAATTTGTTCGCAGCGGCTTATACCAGCCATTGGCGGCGGCCGTATGGCGGCAGCCGAGATACTCATTGCAACCCCGGCGGTGCGCAACATTATCCGCGAAGGTAAAACACACCAGCTCGATGCAGTTATTCAGACCGGAGCAGAGTTTGGCATGCAGAGCATGGACAAGCAGCTGGTGCAGCTTATACATACCGGCACCATCAGCTACGATGAAGCTCGTAACTACGCCATAGACATTGATGAACTAGATAGGCTTATGAGGGACTAA
- a CDS encoding type II secretion system protein yields the protein MQKKLQHRKESGFTIVEVLIVLAIAGLIILVVLLAVPALQRNARNTAIKNDASAVAGGISEYESNNDGIVPNSITAAAGVVTISGTGTNTSAKVQGGTVVNSAGNTTPPLGTISARIGFRCDGAASGRAIAVWYSTENSSATPQYKCVDS from the coding sequence ATGCAAAAAAAACTTCAACACCGTAAAGAGAGCGGCTTCACCATAGTTGAAGTCCTCATCGTCCTGGCTATTGCCGGTTTAATCATATTGGTCGTACTGCTAGCCGTACCGGCTCTGCAGCGCAACGCCCGTAACACGGCCATTAAGAATGACGCGTCAGCAGTAGCTGGTGGCATTTCTGAATACGAGTCAAATAACGACGGTATCGTGCCTAACTCAATTACTGCAGCTGCTGGTGTTGTCACTATCTCTGGAACCGGAACAAACACATCTGCGAAAGTACAGGGTGGTACGGTGGTAAACTCTGCGGGCAACACAACCCCACCACTGGGTACTATAAGCGCACGAATTGGTTTTCGATGTGATGGCGCCGCAAGCGGACGAGCAATTGCTGTTTGGTACTCTACAGAGAACTCAAGCGCGACACCACAGTACAAGTGTGTTGATAGCTAG
- a CDS encoding tyrosine-type recombinase/integrase has protein sequence MQFTKAKTDFLEYLEIEQNRSQKTIRNYDHYLTRLADYAGDITVQDVNQELVRKWRLWLNRLGTNVNDELQKTTLNYHLIALRSFLKFCHKRGIECMPPDTIELSRTTRPQVTFLNEDELARVFEQPDTSTEAGLRDRAILELLFSSGLRVSELVGLDKDHINLKRREFMVRGKGQKDRPIFISTEAAEWLQRYVEKRNDTVKPLFIRYGGRKTVDRSGNFHRLTARSIQRLVAHYALLAGITKHVSPHTLRHSFATNLLMNGADLRSVQAMLGHSNIATTQIYTHVTDPHLKAVHEKFHHK, from the coding sequence ATGCAGTTTACAAAAGCGAAGACAGATTTTTTGGAATATCTAGAAATTGAGCAAAATCGCTCACAAAAAACTATTCGCAACTATGACCATTACCTGACTCGTCTTGCTGACTACGCGGGAGATATTACTGTGCAAGATGTAAACCAGGAACTTGTGCGCAAATGGCGACTGTGGCTCAACCGGCTCGGCACAAACGTAAACGACGAATTGCAAAAAACCACATTAAATTACCATCTTATAGCGCTCAGAAGTTTCCTCAAATTTTGCCATAAGCGCGGCATAGAGTGTATGCCACCAGACACAATCGAACTTTCCCGTACAACACGGCCGCAAGTAACTTTTTTAAATGAAGACGAGCTAGCCCGTGTTTTTGAACAGCCTGACACCAGCACAGAAGCAGGTTTACGCGACAGAGCCATACTTGAGCTACTATTTAGCTCGGGGCTACGCGTGTCGGAGCTTGTCGGGCTTGATAAAGACCACATAAATCTCAAACGACGCGAATTTATGGTGCGCGGAAAAGGTCAAAAGGACAGACCCATTTTCATCAGCACCGAAGCTGCAGAATGGCTGCAACGTTACGTCGAAAAACGAAACGATACGGTGAAGCCGCTTTTTATTCGTTACGGTGGGCGCAAAACGGTCGACCGCAGCGGCAACTTTCATCGCCTAACTGCTCGCAGTATTCAACGCCTTGTCGCCCACTACGCCTTGCTCGCAGGTATTACCAAACACGTTAGCCCTCACACCTTACGGCACTCTTTCGCTACCAACCTACTCATGAATGGTGCTGACTTGCGCTCCGTGCAGGCCATGCTTGGGCATAGCAACATAGCAACCACGCAAATCTATACTCATGTCACTGACCCACACCTAAAAGCAGTGCACGAAAAATTCCACCATAAATAA
- a CDS encoding prepilin-type N-terminal cleavage/methylation domain-containing protein has product MHVINRLMATRFHTTNQRGDTIVEVLIAIALVSLVLTSAYALTNKNVRATQEVQEQSYAQKLAEQQVELLRASNPKPTASSCFDPNTGATLALISVACRPTVGNVNYSIEVARDSVVPEKYSVRVTWDTLSGRTAKVTVYYKVAP; this is encoded by the coding sequence ATGCACGTAATAAACCGACTCATGGCCACAAGATTTCATACAACAAATCAGCGTGGCGACACCATTGTAGAGGTGCTTATTGCAATTGCTTTAGTTAGTTTGGTTTTAACATCTGCTTATGCTCTTACGAATAAAAATGTCCGTGCCACTCAAGAAGTTCAAGAACAAAGCTACGCTCAGAAACTTGCCGAACAACAGGTTGAATTACTGCGCGCTTCTAACCCAAAGCCAACAGCGAGCAGCTGTTTTGACCCGAATACAGGGGCAACATTGGCACTGATTAGTGTAGCCTGCAGACCTACAGTGGGCAACGTAAACTACAGCATTGAAGTAGCCAGAGATTCGGTTGTACCTGAAAAGTACAGCGTGAGGGTGACCTGGGATACGTTAAGCGGTCGTACTGCGAAGGTAACTGTGTATTATAAGGTGGCACCGTAA
- a CDS encoding PH domain-containing protein, producing MAKDTQTAVTPKGQTKYFEDQMDDEEVLYVFRKHPIVMRKGLIVGSLGLLVGPLYTLILTYTQPNDPPSMTFFYLSFLGSLALSALLFFPSWMSWHFSVFIVTNERFIQITQKGFFHRSVVDMGLSQIQMVNYQVKGLQETLLGYGTIMMQTFVGDLLIHYIHHPSKTQKRLLEILRTQGVAAAGMPQGQG from the coding sequence ATGGCCAAAGATACGCAGACAGCCGTGACCCCAAAAGGGCAAACAAAATATTTTGAAGACCAGATGGATGACGAAGAAGTACTTTATGTATTTCGTAAGCACCCAATTGTTATGCGTAAAGGGCTCATTGTGGGCTCACTGGGTTTGCTAGTCGGGCCTCTGTACACTCTTATTTTGACCTATACACAGCCCAATGATCCGCCGAGTATGACGTTTTTTTACTTGAGTTTCTTGGGTAGTCTTGCGCTTAGCGCTTTATTGTTCTTCCCATCATGGATGAGCTGGCATTTTAGTGTGTTTATTGTTACGAACGAGCGCTTTATACAGATTACACAAAAAGGTTTTTTTCATCGAAGCGTGGTTGATATGGGCCTGAGCCAGATACAAATGGTTAATTACCAGGTGAAAGGACTGCAAGAAACATTGCTCGGCTATGGTACTATTATGATGCAAACGTTTGTGGGCGACCTGCTTATACACTACATACATCACCCGTCAAAAACCCAAAAACGTCTGCTCGAAATATTGCGCACACAGGGGGTGGCAGCGGCTGGGATGCCGCAGGGTCAAGGATAG